Proteins from one Muntiacus reevesi chromosome X, mMunRee1.1, whole genome shotgun sequence genomic window:
- the LOC136154167 gene encoding melanoma-associated antigen 10-like, whose amino-acid sequence MSERSKPEEDLQNPGEAQGPVEVPLLEAEVAESACHLASYALASSSAPVEALPQEILDRMMANLMKFLLLKFRAKELTSQAEILDTVLRDNQGHFPMVFREVSECLKLVFGVDVKEVDPAEHTYILVPTLGLTCDEMLSDGEGLPKAGFLVLVLSMIMWFGDPAPEEAVWGALSRMGVYVGREHCVFGEPRELLTQLWVQEGYLRYQQVPDSHPARYEFLWGPRAYVETSKWHVMAFMLRVNERGLRTFPFMSVEDSREEE is encoded by the coding sequence ATGAGTGAGCGCAGCAAACCCGAGGAAGACCTTCAGAACCCAGGCGAGGCCCAAGGCCCTGTCGAGGTGCCACTCTTGGAGGCTGAGGTGGCGGAGTCCGCATGCCACTTGGCCTCCTATGCCCTAGCATCCTCCTCCGCTCCtgtggaggccttgccccaaGAAATTCTGGATAGGATGATGGCTAACctgatgaagttcctgctcctCAAGTTTCGAGCCAAGGAGCTGACCTCCCAGGCGGAAATACTGGATAcggtcctcagggataaccagggGCACTTCCCGATGGTCTTCAGAGAAGTTTCAGAGTGCCTGAAGCTGGTCTTTGGCGTGGATGTGAAGGAGGTGGACCCAGCGGAGCACACCTATATCTtggtccccaccctgggcctcacctgtgaTGAGATGCTGAGCGATGGGGAGGGCCTGCCCAAGGCTGGCTTCTTGGTGCTGGTCCTCAGCATGATCATGTGGTTTGGAGACCCGGCCCCTGAGGAGGCggtctggggagcactcagcaggatgggtgtgtatgttgggagggagcactgtgtctttggggagcccagggagctgctgacTCAACTGTGGGTGCAGGAGGGATACTTGAGGTAccagcaggtgcctgacagccaccctgctcgctatgagttcctgtggggtccccgggcctatgtggagaccagcaagtggcacgTCATGGCATTTATGCTCAGGGTTAACGAAAGGGGTTTGAGGACATTCCCATTCATGTCTGTAGAGGATTcgagggaggaggaatag
- the LOC136154620 gene encoding melanoma-associated antigen 9-like: MSELRKPEEGLQDPGEDQGPVEVLLLEAEVGESASHLASYPPASSSAPVEALPQEILQRMIGKLMKFLLLKYRAKELTSQAEMLSEVLRDNQEHFLVVFREVSVCLQLLFGVDVKEVDPAEHTYILVPILGLTCDEMLSDGVGLPKAGFLVLVLSMIMRFGDPAPEQVVWGALSKMGMYVGSEHCVFGEPRELLTQVWVREGYLRYEQVPDSHPACYEFLWGTRAYVETSKWQVMAFMLTVNPRALRAFPFLSA, translated from the coding sequence ATGAGTGAGCTCAGGAAACCCGAAGAAGGCCTTCAGGACCCAGGCGAGGACCAGGGCCCTGTCGAGGTGCTGCTCTTGGAGGCTGAGGTGGGGGAGTCCGCATCCCACTTGGCCTCCTATCCCCCAGCATCCTCCTCCGCTCCtgtggaggccttgccccaaGAAATTCTGCAAAGGATGATAGGTAAActgatgaagttcctgctcctCAAGTATCGAGCCAAGGAGCTGACCTCCCAGGCGGAAATGCTGAGTgaggtcctcagggataaccaggagcactTCCTGGTGGTCTTCAGGGAGGTCTCAGTGTGCCTGCAGCTGTTGTTTGGCGTGGATGTGAAGGAGGTGGACCCAGCGGAGCACACCTACATCTTGGTCCCCATCCTGGGCCTCACTTGCGATGAGATGCTGAGCGATGGGGTGGGTCTGCCCAAGGCCGGCTTCCTGGTGCTGGTCCTCAGCATGATCATGCGGTTTGGAGACCCGGCCCCAGAGCAGGTggtctggggagcactcagcaAGATGGGGATGTATGTTGGGAGTGAGCACTGTGTCTTTGGGGAACCCAGGGAGCTtctgacccaagtgtgggtgcgggagggatACCTGCGGTACgagcaggtgcctgacagccaccctgcttgctatgagttcctgtggggtacccgggcctatgtggagaccagcaagtggcaagtcatggcaTTTATGCTCACGGTCAACCcaagggctttgagggccttcccaTTCCTGTCTGCATAA